From Butyricimonas paravirosa, one genomic window encodes:
- a CDS encoding class I SAM-dependent methyltransferase: MEQELQLVADFDFDMIVDFFSRLNRQGPGSQQVTRQALSFIGELSDNAKIADIGCGSGGQTITLAENTKGQITAIDLFPKMITLLKERAIRHGLSDRISGIAVSMENLPFEPGELNLIWAEGSIYNIGFERGLREWKQFLKPEGMIAVSEVSWLTDTRPDEIEQFWNFNYAEIDTISNKIKKMEEAGYTPVAHFILPEYCWLDCFYKPMQENIPLFLEKYKNSTPAQQLVQRELDEIDYYRKYKSYYGYVFYIGMKNE, encoded by the coding sequence ATGGAACAGGAATTACAATTAGTAGCAGACTTCGACTTTGACATGATCGTAGACTTTTTTTCACGTCTAAACCGTCAAGGTCCCGGAAGTCAACAAGTCACCCGACAAGCCTTGAGCTTTATCGGGGAGTTATCGGATAACGCCAAAATTGCCGATATCGGTTGCGGCAGCGGTGGACAAACCATCACGCTTGCCGAGAACACGAAAGGGCAGATCACGGCGATCGATTTATTCCCGAAGATGATCACACTTTTAAAGGAACGTGCCATTCGTCATGGACTCAGCGACCGGATTTCCGGCATTGCAGTTTCCATGGAGAACCTACCTTTTGAACCCGGAGAACTAAATTTAATCTGGGCGGAAGGCTCCATCTATAACATCGGATTCGAAAGAGGTCTAAGGGAATGGAAACAATTCCTGAAACCGGAAGGAATGATCGCCGTTTCGGAAGTTTCTTGGCTCACGGATACCCGACCGGATGAGATTGAACAATTCTGGAATTTTAATTATGCCGAAATTGACACCATTTCCAATAAAATCAAGAAAATGGAAGAAGCCGGATACACCCCGGTAGCCCATTTCATTTTACCTGAATATTGTTGGTTGGACTGTTTTTACAAACCCATGCAAGAAAACATACCTCTCTTCTTGGAAAAATATAAAAACAGTACACCTGCCCAACAATTAGTACAACGGGAATTAGATGAAATCGACTATTACCGGAAATACAAAAGTTACTACGGTTACGTCTTTTATATCGGGATGAAAAATGAATAA
- a CDS encoding phosphoglycerate mutase family protein, translating into METILQLAARNTERAKQIVQATDIINIWKSIGAEINLVGSLKMGLMMKHRDIDFHVYTPRLTPAISFQAITQLAANPAIKRIEYKNLIDTDEHCIEWHAWYEDSDYELWQIDMIHILKGSYYDGYFEQVAERILAVLTPEIRETILKLKYETPDGKEIMGIEYYQAVIQDGIKNYSAFQNWRKTHPANGIIDWKP; encoded by the coding sequence ATGGAAACGATATTACAACTTGCAGCTCGCAATACAGAACGAGCCAAACAGATAGTCCAAGCAACTGACATTATCAATATCTGGAAATCCATCGGGGCGGAAATCAATCTTGTCGGGTCATTAAAAATGGGATTGATGATGAAACACCGGGATATAGATTTCCACGTCTATACCCCGCGATTAACCCCGGCCATCAGTTTCCAAGCAATCACGCAACTGGCCGCAAACCCAGCGATCAAACGAATCGAATACAAAAACCTGATCGACACGGACGAACATTGTATAGAATGGCACGCGTGGTACGAGGATTCCGATTACGAATTGTGGCAAATCGACATGATTCACATCCTGAAAGGTTCCTACTATGACGGCTATTTCGAGCAAGTGGCCGAACGAATCTTAGCGGTATTGACACCCGAAATCCGGGAAACCATATTGAAACTAAAGTACGAGACTCCCGACGGCAAAGAAATCATGGGAATCGAGTACTATCAAGCCGTCATTCAAGACGGGATAAAAAATTATTCCGCTTTTCAAAACTGGCGGAAAACACATCCTGCAAACGGAATTATAGACTGGAAACCTTAA
- a CDS encoding GrpB family protein — protein sequence MTNEELWVLFPIILSEHRAEWTKFYEQEKDTIISALGTKNISRINHIGSTSVPGLIAKPTIDILLEIPTDADIPSLTTALISAGYICNMQPNNPAPHLMFMKGYTPQGFRGQAVHLHVRFPGDWDELYFRDYLRSHPKTAKSYGKLKQNLQLRYEHDRDAYTEAKTDFIQEATRLARKEMGNKYTTPSTTL from the coding sequence ATGACAAACGAAGAACTTTGGGTTCTATTTCCGATCATCCTAAGCGAACATCGTGCAGAATGGACAAAGTTTTACGAACAAGAAAAAGACACCATCATTTCAGCTCTTGGGACAAAAAACATCAGCAGAATCAATCATATCGGCAGTACATCCGTCCCCGGTCTAATAGCCAAACCAACCATAGACATTCTATTGGAAATCCCCACTGACGCGGACATCCCGTCTCTCACCACAGCCCTGATCTCTGCGGGATATATTTGCAACATGCAGCCTAATAACCCAGCCCCTCACCTCATGTTCATGAAAGGATATACCCCTCAAGGTTTCCGAGGCCAAGCCGTTCATCTTCACGTGAGATTCCCGGGGGATTGGGACGAACTCTATTTTCGGGATTACCTGCGTTCCCACCCGAAAACGGCAAAATCATACGGCAAACTGAAACAAAACCTTCAACTCCGCTATGAACATGATCGGGATGCCTACACCGAGGCCAAAACCGACTTTATCCAAGAGGCCACTCGTCTGGCCAGAAAGGAAATGGGCAACAAATACACTACACCGTCAACGACTTTATAA
- a CDS encoding MarC family protein, translating to MTVKMILACIVALLALVNPVQKVLIVTSLQERFSPKELRYISIKSSITAALILIFFLFLGEVTFSYVFHVELYSFQITCGAVLMYNGLSGLLKGFFLKVDEHIKLADLTTVPIAIPMIAGPATITAAVTFPVQYGREITIIAILIALVVNLFCMLQARRIGNFLIKYNFMNPLIRIIGLIVATIGLQMIFDGITLFIKSLTV from the coding sequence ATGACGGTAAAAATGATATTAGCTTGTATCGTGGCTCTCTTGGCGTTAGTAAACCCGGTACAGAAAGTTTTAATTGTTACTTCGTTGCAGGAGAGGTTCAGTCCTAAGGAATTGCGGTATATATCCATTAAATCATCTATTACTGCCGCGTTGATTCTGATCTTTTTTCTTTTCTTGGGAGAAGTTACTTTCAGTTACGTGTTCCATGTCGAGTTGTATTCTTTTCAAATCACTTGTGGAGCCGTGTTGATGTATAACGGTCTATCCGGTTTGTTGAAAGGTTTTTTCCTGAAAGTGGACGAGCATATCAAATTAGCCGATCTGACCACGGTACCTATCGCCATTCCAATGATCGCGGGCCCGGCAACCATTACGGCAGCCGTTACGTTTCCCGTTCAATACGGGCGTGAGATCACGATTATAGCCATCTTGATCGCTTTGGTGGTAAATCTGTTTTGTATGTTACAAGCCCGGCGAATCGGGAATTTCTTGATTAAATACAATTTCATGAACCCGTTGATCCGGATTATCGGGTTGATTGTTGCCACGATCGGGTTACAGATGATATTTGACGGAATCACGTTGTTTATAAAGTCGTTGACGGTGTAG
- a CDS encoding DedA family protein, with amino-acid sequence MIDWLQSILDWYMQNVNYWSVLVCMTIESSIIPFPAELIVPPAAWKAANGDLNFLLVVIFSTIGSVLGALFNYVLAYTLGRKFIYSFAESRWGKILRMSKEKVEKSEQYFLKYGKSSTLIGRLTPGVRSFISLPAGLVKMPLNSFIFYTAAGSGIWNLILAIVGYFLYSRKELLEKYFTEISIVMLIVGIGFFTYLIIRSTRKKNN; translated from the coding sequence ATGATCGATTGGCTTCAATCTATTCTCGATTGGTATATGCAGAACGTGAACTACTGGAGTGTTCTCGTATGTATGACCATTGAGAGTTCCATCATTCCCTTTCCGGCGGAATTGATCGTGCCTCCTGCAGCCTGGAAAGCTGCAAACGGGGATCTCAATTTCCTGCTGGTAGTTATTTTCAGCACAATCGGATCGGTTCTAGGCGCCCTCTTCAACTACGTGTTAGCATACACGTTAGGGCGTAAATTCATTTATTCTTTCGCGGAATCACGCTGGGGAAAGATTTTGCGGATGTCAAAAGAAAAAGTAGAAAAATCCGAACAATATTTTTTGAAATACGGCAAAAGTTCCACGCTGATCGGAAGGCTTACCCCGGGGGTAAGAAGCTTTATTTCCCTTCCGGCCGGATTGGTCAAAATGCCTTTAAACAGCTTTATATTTTACACGGCTGCCGGAAGTGGTATCTGGAACTTGATACTGGCTATCGTCGGCTATTTTTTATATTCCCGAAAAGAGTTACTGGAAAAGTATTTCACCGAGATTTCCATCGTCATGTTAATCGTTGGAATTGGCTTTTTCACGTATCTTATTATTCGGTCAACACGTAAAAAAAATAATTAA